The Micropterus dolomieu isolate WLL.071019.BEF.003 ecotype Adirondacks linkage group LG20, ASM2129224v1, whole genome shotgun sequence genome has a segment encoding these proteins:
- the rab27a gene encoding ras-related protein Rab-27A → MSDGDYDYLIKFLALGDSGVGKTSFLYQYTDGKFNSKFITTVGIDFREKRVVYKSTGPDGSTGRGQKIHMQLWDTAGQERFRSLTTAFFRDAMGFLLLFDLTNEQSFLNVRNWMSQLQIHAYCESPDVVLCGNKSDLSDQRAVSEEEARELAEKYGIPYFETSASNGQNVSLAVDVLLDLIMKRMERCVDKSWIPDGTVRANGPTNPDLSQASDRSKCAC, encoded by the exons ATGTCTGATGGGGACTATGATTACCTCATCAAGTTCCTAGCCCTTGGTGACTCTGGCGTGGGTAAAACGAGCTTCCTCTACCAGTACACGGATGGCAAGTTTAACTCCAAGTTCATCACTACAGTTGGAATAGACTTCAGAGAAAAAAGAGTg GTATACAAATCAACGGGTCCAGATGGATCTACAGGTAGAGGACAGAAGATCCACATGCAGCTGTGGGACACTGCGGGACAGGAGAG GTTTCGGAGTTTGACGACGGCCTTCTTTAGAGATGCAATGGGTTTCCTCCTCTTGTTTGACCTCACAAATGAACAGAGTTTCCTCAATGTCAGAAACTGGATGA GTCAGTTACAGATTCACGCATACTGCGAAAGTCCAGATGTCGTTCTGTGTGGCAACAAATCTGACCTGTCAGATCAGAGAGCAGTCAGTGAAGAAGAGGCCCGTGAACTGGCAGAGAAGTACGG AATCCCATACTTTGAGACAAGTGCTTCAAACGGGCAGAACGTCAGCCTGGCTGTGGACGTCTTGCTGGATCTCATCATGAAGAGGATGGAGCGATGTGTTGACAAGTCCTGGATCCCTGATGGGACCGTCCGAGCTAATGGACCCACGAACCCAGACCTCTCACAGGCCTCTGATAGGAGCAAATGTGCATGTTAG
- the vrk3 gene encoding inactive serine/threonine-protein kinase VRK3 isoform X2: MSSSDCFSWLTLPEPADSRMPFHFCPQCGTKLQPGFRFCPSCGEKLPCLVDESGPGSSAASSSLSPPRRDEAAASSVKMSVASSTICKPTETHTCINTTPITTRPALRKTRNSLRLDREVKFNIKDATPPVVPSTYPAGDDRIEDNGVGLVGTPPKQHTVTFKLDAEVESALGSSSSPLVKSPRPVRGKAKLSSPAAKQVEEEKRQTDKTSRKAEESTADSSLVTVSSPVSSPISKSPFKGKSKAKKTKLWCAVEPLQEGEEVTDTTGKKWKLVKLLSQSVTELIYEVSQSSSKESNHILKLGAKDGRIFNEQNFLQRAAKPASVDKWIKQNKMDFLGIPSCVGFGPHADSYRFLIFPSMGQSLRSVMEEEDELLSEKAVLQLACRIIDALQYIHSNEYVHADINAENIYIKPGQKSQIYLVGYCHAFRYCPGGQHVEYREASRTPHEGTIEFISLDTHKGAAPSRRSDLQSLGYCMLRWHTGTLPWTALTNPDQVATHKQRYMEDVPALLSHCFGKKRVSNAFQTYLTAVAALQYAEQPDYSALKAGLSATLLQLGGSPEKPLSF; this comes from the exons atgTCGAGTTCAGACTGTTTTAGCTGGCTAACGTTACCTGAACCAGCTGattcaag AATGCCTTTCCATTTCTGCCCCCAGTGCGGGACAAAGTTGCAGCCTGGTTTCAGATTTTGTCCATCGTGTGGGGAGAAGCTTCCCTGTCTTGTTGATGAATCTGGACCTGGGAGCTCGGCTGCGTCTTCAAGTCTCTCTCCACCCAGAAGGGATGAAGCAGCAGCGTCATCAGTTAAAATGAGCGTTGCTTCAAGCACAATTTGTAAGCCCACGGAAA CTCATACATGTATTAACACAACTCCAATCACAACTCGTCCTGCACTGCGAAAGACCCGTAACTCCCTTCGTCTGGACAGGGAAGTTAAATTCAACATTAAAGATGCTACTCCACCCGTGGTGCCCTCCACTTACCCTGCCGGAGATGACCGGATTGAGG ATAATGGTGTTGGATTGGTTGGAACGCCACCAAAGCAGCACACAGTCACTTTTAAACTCGACGCAGAGGTAGAGTCAGCTTTAGggtcttcctcttctcctcttgtAAAATCCCCTCGACCTG TCAGGGGAAAGGCAAAACTCTCCAGCCCTGCTGCAAAGCAGGTCGAAGAGGAAAAGAGGCAGACTGATAAAACAAGTAGGAAAGCAGAGGAATCAACGGCAGACAGCTCTCTTGTGACTGTCTCCTCCCCTGTTTCCTCACCAATCTCCAAGTCTCCTTTTAAAG GTAAGAGCAAAGCCAAGAAGACAAAGCTTTGGTGCGCTGTGGAGCCGCTGCAGGAAGGTGAGGAGGTGACGGACACAACGGGCAAGAAGTGGAAGCTGGTGAAACTGCTCAGTCAGAGTGTGACAGAGCTCATCTACGAAG TTTCACAATCCAGTTCCAAGGAATCAAATCACATCCTCAAACTG GGAGCTAAAGATGGAAGAATCTTCAATGAGCAGAACTTTCTGCAGAGAGCTGCCAAACCTGCGTCTG TGGACAAGTggatcaaacaaaacaagatggaTTTTCTGGGGATCCCTTCCTGTGTTGGCTTTGGTCCTCATGCGGATTCTTACAG GTTTCTGATTTTCCCCAGCATGGGTCAGTCTCTCCGGTCTGTCATGGAGGAAGAAGACGAGCTTCTGTCTGAGAAAGCTGTTCTTCAGCTCGCTTGTAGAATA ATAGACGCGCTGCAGTATATCCATTCAAACGAGTATGTTCACGCCGATATTAATGCAGAAAACATTTACATCAAACCAGGACAGAAATCACAG ATATACTTGGTAGGATACTGCCATGCATTCAGGTACTGCCCAGGTGGACAACATGTGGAGTACCGTGAAGCCAGCAGAACGCCACATGAGGGCACCATAGAGTTCATCAGTCTGGACACACATAAGGGAGCAG CTCCATCTCGACGCAGTGACCTGCAGTCTCTGGGTTACTGCATGCTGCGTTGGCACACGGGGACGCTGCCATGGACCGCCCTCACTAACCCGGACCAGGTcgccacacacaaacagag GTACATGGAGGACGTTCCTGCGCTGTTGAGTCACTGCTTTGGAAAGAAGAGAGTTTCCA ATGCATTTCAAACCTACCTGACTGCAGTGGCGGCTCTGCAGTACGCTGAGCAGCCGGACTACTCAGCGCTGAAGGCCGGACTGAGCGCCACTTTACTGCAGCTGGGGGGGTCTCCGGAGAAACCGCTCAGTTTTTAA
- the vrk3 gene encoding inactive serine/threonine-protein kinase VRK3 isoform X3, which produces MSSSDCFSWLTLPEPADSRMPFHFCPQCGTKLQPGFRFCPSCGEKLPCLVDESGPGSSAASSSLSPPRRDEAAASSVKMSVASSTISHTCINTTPITTRPALRKTRNSLRLDREVKFNIKDATPPVVPSTYPAGDDRIEDNGVGLVGTPPKQHTVTFKLDAEVESALGSSSSPLVKSPRPVRGKAKLSSPAAKQVEEEKRQTDKTSRKAEESTADSSLVTVSSPVSSPISKSPFKGKSKAKKTKLWCAVEPLQEGEEVTDTTGKKWKLVKLLSQSVTELIYEVSQSSSKESNHILKLGAKDGRIFNEQNFLQRAAKPASVDKWIKQNKMDFLGIPSCVGFGPHADSYRFLIFPSMGQSLRSVMEEEDELLSEKAVLQLACRIIDALQYIHSNEYVHADINAENIYIKPGQKSQIYLVGYCHAFRYCPGGQHVEYREASRTPHEGTIEFISLDTHKGAAPSRRSDLQSLGYCMLRWHTGTLPWTALTNPDQVATHKQRYMEDVPALLSHCFGKKRVSNAFQTYLTAVAALQYAEQPDYSALKAGLSATLLQLGGSPEKPLSF; this is translated from the exons atgTCGAGTTCAGACTGTTTTAGCTGGCTAACGTTACCTGAACCAGCTGattcaag AATGCCTTTCCATTTCTGCCCCCAGTGCGGGACAAAGTTGCAGCCTGGTTTCAGATTTTGTCCATCGTGTGGGGAGAAGCTTCCCTGTCTTGTTGATGAATCTGGACCTGGGAGCTCGGCTGCGTCTTCAAGTCTCTCTCCACCCAGAAGGGATGAAGCAGCAGCGTCATCAGTTAAAATGAGCGTTGCTTCAAGCACAATTT CTCATACATGTATTAACACAACTCCAATCACAACTCGTCCTGCACTGCGAAAGACCCGTAACTCCCTTCGTCTGGACAGGGAAGTTAAATTCAACATTAAAGATGCTACTCCACCCGTGGTGCCCTCCACTTACCCTGCCGGAGATGACCGGATTGAGG ATAATGGTGTTGGATTGGTTGGAACGCCACCAAAGCAGCACACAGTCACTTTTAAACTCGACGCAGAGGTAGAGTCAGCTTTAGggtcttcctcttctcctcttgtAAAATCCCCTCGACCTG TCAGGGGAAAGGCAAAACTCTCCAGCCCTGCTGCAAAGCAGGTCGAAGAGGAAAAGAGGCAGACTGATAAAACAAGTAGGAAAGCAGAGGAATCAACGGCAGACAGCTCTCTTGTGACTGTCTCCTCCCCTGTTTCCTCACCAATCTCCAAGTCTCCTTTTAAAG GTAAGAGCAAAGCCAAGAAGACAAAGCTTTGGTGCGCTGTGGAGCCGCTGCAGGAAGGTGAGGAGGTGACGGACACAACGGGCAAGAAGTGGAAGCTGGTGAAACTGCTCAGTCAGAGTGTGACAGAGCTCATCTACGAAG TTTCACAATCCAGTTCCAAGGAATCAAATCACATCCTCAAACTG GGAGCTAAAGATGGAAGAATCTTCAATGAGCAGAACTTTCTGCAGAGAGCTGCCAAACCTGCGTCTG TGGACAAGTggatcaaacaaaacaagatggaTTTTCTGGGGATCCCTTCCTGTGTTGGCTTTGGTCCTCATGCGGATTCTTACAG GTTTCTGATTTTCCCCAGCATGGGTCAGTCTCTCCGGTCTGTCATGGAGGAAGAAGACGAGCTTCTGTCTGAGAAAGCTGTTCTTCAGCTCGCTTGTAGAATA ATAGACGCGCTGCAGTATATCCATTCAAACGAGTATGTTCACGCCGATATTAATGCAGAAAACATTTACATCAAACCAGGACAGAAATCACAG ATATACTTGGTAGGATACTGCCATGCATTCAGGTACTGCCCAGGTGGACAACATGTGGAGTACCGTGAAGCCAGCAGAACGCCACATGAGGGCACCATAGAGTTCATCAGTCTGGACACACATAAGGGAGCAG CTCCATCTCGACGCAGTGACCTGCAGTCTCTGGGTTACTGCATGCTGCGTTGGCACACGGGGACGCTGCCATGGACCGCCCTCACTAACCCGGACCAGGTcgccacacacaaacagag GTACATGGAGGACGTTCCTGCGCTGTTGAGTCACTGCTTTGGAAAGAAGAGAGTTTCCA ATGCATTTCAAACCTACCTGACTGCAGTGGCGGCTCTGCAGTACGCTGAGCAGCCGGACTACTCAGCGCTGAAGGCCGGACTGAGCGCCACTTTACTGCAGCTGGGGGGGTCTCCGGAGAAACCGCTCAGTTTTTAA
- the vrk3 gene encoding inactive serine/threonine-protein kinase VRK3 isoform X1: protein MSSSDCFSWLTLPEPADSRMPFHFCPQCGTKLQPGFRFCPSCGEKLPCLVDESGPGSSAASSSLSPPRRDEAAASSVKMSVASSTICKPTESEAHTCINTTPITTRPALRKTRNSLRLDREVKFNIKDATPPVVPSTYPAGDDRIEDNGVGLVGTPPKQHTVTFKLDAEVESALGSSSSPLVKSPRPVRGKAKLSSPAAKQVEEEKRQTDKTSRKAEESTADSSLVTVSSPVSSPISKSPFKGKSKAKKTKLWCAVEPLQEGEEVTDTTGKKWKLVKLLSQSVTELIYEVSQSSSKESNHILKLGAKDGRIFNEQNFLQRAAKPASVDKWIKQNKMDFLGIPSCVGFGPHADSYRFLIFPSMGQSLRSVMEEEDELLSEKAVLQLACRIIDALQYIHSNEYVHADINAENIYIKPGQKSQIYLVGYCHAFRYCPGGQHVEYREASRTPHEGTIEFISLDTHKGAAPSRRSDLQSLGYCMLRWHTGTLPWTALTNPDQVATHKQRYMEDVPALLSHCFGKKRVSNAFQTYLTAVAALQYAEQPDYSALKAGLSATLLQLGGSPEKPLSF, encoded by the exons atgTCGAGTTCAGACTGTTTTAGCTGGCTAACGTTACCTGAACCAGCTGattcaag AATGCCTTTCCATTTCTGCCCCCAGTGCGGGACAAAGTTGCAGCCTGGTTTCAGATTTTGTCCATCGTGTGGGGAGAAGCTTCCCTGTCTTGTTGATGAATCTGGACCTGGGAGCTCGGCTGCGTCTTCAAGTCTCTCTCCACCCAGAAGGGATGAAGCAGCAGCGTCATCAGTTAAAATGAGCGTTGCTTCAAGCACAATTTGTAAGCCCACGGAAAGTGAGG CTCATACATGTATTAACACAACTCCAATCACAACTCGTCCTGCACTGCGAAAGACCCGTAACTCCCTTCGTCTGGACAGGGAAGTTAAATTCAACATTAAAGATGCTACTCCACCCGTGGTGCCCTCCACTTACCCTGCCGGAGATGACCGGATTGAGG ATAATGGTGTTGGATTGGTTGGAACGCCACCAAAGCAGCACACAGTCACTTTTAAACTCGACGCAGAGGTAGAGTCAGCTTTAGggtcttcctcttctcctcttgtAAAATCCCCTCGACCTG TCAGGGGAAAGGCAAAACTCTCCAGCCCTGCTGCAAAGCAGGTCGAAGAGGAAAAGAGGCAGACTGATAAAACAAGTAGGAAAGCAGAGGAATCAACGGCAGACAGCTCTCTTGTGACTGTCTCCTCCCCTGTTTCCTCACCAATCTCCAAGTCTCCTTTTAAAG GTAAGAGCAAAGCCAAGAAGACAAAGCTTTGGTGCGCTGTGGAGCCGCTGCAGGAAGGTGAGGAGGTGACGGACACAACGGGCAAGAAGTGGAAGCTGGTGAAACTGCTCAGTCAGAGTGTGACAGAGCTCATCTACGAAG TTTCACAATCCAGTTCCAAGGAATCAAATCACATCCTCAAACTG GGAGCTAAAGATGGAAGAATCTTCAATGAGCAGAACTTTCTGCAGAGAGCTGCCAAACCTGCGTCTG TGGACAAGTggatcaaacaaaacaagatggaTTTTCTGGGGATCCCTTCCTGTGTTGGCTTTGGTCCTCATGCGGATTCTTACAG GTTTCTGATTTTCCCCAGCATGGGTCAGTCTCTCCGGTCTGTCATGGAGGAAGAAGACGAGCTTCTGTCTGAGAAAGCTGTTCTTCAGCTCGCTTGTAGAATA ATAGACGCGCTGCAGTATATCCATTCAAACGAGTATGTTCACGCCGATATTAATGCAGAAAACATTTACATCAAACCAGGACAGAAATCACAG ATATACTTGGTAGGATACTGCCATGCATTCAGGTACTGCCCAGGTGGACAACATGTGGAGTACCGTGAAGCCAGCAGAACGCCACATGAGGGCACCATAGAGTTCATCAGTCTGGACACACATAAGGGAGCAG CTCCATCTCGACGCAGTGACCTGCAGTCTCTGGGTTACTGCATGCTGCGTTGGCACACGGGGACGCTGCCATGGACCGCCCTCACTAACCCGGACCAGGTcgccacacacaaacagag GTACATGGAGGACGTTCCTGCGCTGTTGAGTCACTGCTTTGGAAAGAAGAGAGTTTCCA ATGCATTTCAAACCTACCTGACTGCAGTGGCGGCTCTGCAGTACGCTGAGCAGCCGGACTACTCAGCGCTGAAGGCCGGACTGAGCGCCACTTTACTGCAGCTGGGGGGGTCTCCGGAGAAACCGCTCAGTTTTTAA
- the vrk3 gene encoding inactive serine/threonine-protein kinase VRK3 isoform X4 translates to MPFHFCPQCGTKLQPGFRFCPSCGEKLPCLVDESGPGSSAASSSLSPPRRDEAAASSVKMSVASSTICKPTESEAHTCINTTPITTRPALRKTRNSLRLDREVKFNIKDATPPVVPSTYPAGDDRIEDNGVGLVGTPPKQHTVTFKLDAEVESALGSSSSPLVKSPRPVRGKAKLSSPAAKQVEEEKRQTDKTSRKAEESTADSSLVTVSSPVSSPISKSPFKGKSKAKKTKLWCAVEPLQEGEEVTDTTGKKWKLVKLLSQSVTELIYEVSQSSSKESNHILKLGAKDGRIFNEQNFLQRAAKPASVDKWIKQNKMDFLGIPSCVGFGPHADSYRFLIFPSMGQSLRSVMEEEDELLSEKAVLQLACRIIDALQYIHSNEYVHADINAENIYIKPGQKSQIYLVGYCHAFRYCPGGQHVEYREASRTPHEGTIEFISLDTHKGAAPSRRSDLQSLGYCMLRWHTGTLPWTALTNPDQVATHKQRYMEDVPALLSHCFGKKRVSNAFQTYLTAVAALQYAEQPDYSALKAGLSATLLQLGGSPEKPLSF, encoded by the exons ATGCCTTTCCATTTCTGCCCCCAGTGCGGGACAAAGTTGCAGCCTGGTTTCAGATTTTGTCCATCGTGTGGGGAGAAGCTTCCCTGTCTTGTTGATGAATCTGGACCTGGGAGCTCGGCTGCGTCTTCAAGTCTCTCTCCACCCAGAAGGGATGAAGCAGCAGCGTCATCAGTTAAAATGAGCGTTGCTTCAAGCACAATTTGTAAGCCCACGGAAAGTGAGG CTCATACATGTATTAACACAACTCCAATCACAACTCGTCCTGCACTGCGAAAGACCCGTAACTCCCTTCGTCTGGACAGGGAAGTTAAATTCAACATTAAAGATGCTACTCCACCCGTGGTGCCCTCCACTTACCCTGCCGGAGATGACCGGATTGAGG ATAATGGTGTTGGATTGGTTGGAACGCCACCAAAGCAGCACACAGTCACTTTTAAACTCGACGCAGAGGTAGAGTCAGCTTTAGggtcttcctcttctcctcttgtAAAATCCCCTCGACCTG TCAGGGGAAAGGCAAAACTCTCCAGCCCTGCTGCAAAGCAGGTCGAAGAGGAAAAGAGGCAGACTGATAAAACAAGTAGGAAAGCAGAGGAATCAACGGCAGACAGCTCTCTTGTGACTGTCTCCTCCCCTGTTTCCTCACCAATCTCCAAGTCTCCTTTTAAAG GTAAGAGCAAAGCCAAGAAGACAAAGCTTTGGTGCGCTGTGGAGCCGCTGCAGGAAGGTGAGGAGGTGACGGACACAACGGGCAAGAAGTGGAAGCTGGTGAAACTGCTCAGTCAGAGTGTGACAGAGCTCATCTACGAAG TTTCACAATCCAGTTCCAAGGAATCAAATCACATCCTCAAACTG GGAGCTAAAGATGGAAGAATCTTCAATGAGCAGAACTTTCTGCAGAGAGCTGCCAAACCTGCGTCTG TGGACAAGTggatcaaacaaaacaagatggaTTTTCTGGGGATCCCTTCCTGTGTTGGCTTTGGTCCTCATGCGGATTCTTACAG GTTTCTGATTTTCCCCAGCATGGGTCAGTCTCTCCGGTCTGTCATGGAGGAAGAAGACGAGCTTCTGTCTGAGAAAGCTGTTCTTCAGCTCGCTTGTAGAATA ATAGACGCGCTGCAGTATATCCATTCAAACGAGTATGTTCACGCCGATATTAATGCAGAAAACATTTACATCAAACCAGGACAGAAATCACAG ATATACTTGGTAGGATACTGCCATGCATTCAGGTACTGCCCAGGTGGACAACATGTGGAGTACCGTGAAGCCAGCAGAACGCCACATGAGGGCACCATAGAGTTCATCAGTCTGGACACACATAAGGGAGCAG CTCCATCTCGACGCAGTGACCTGCAGTCTCTGGGTTACTGCATGCTGCGTTGGCACACGGGGACGCTGCCATGGACCGCCCTCACTAACCCGGACCAGGTcgccacacacaaacagag GTACATGGAGGACGTTCCTGCGCTGTTGAGTCACTGCTTTGGAAAGAAGAGAGTTTCCA ATGCATTTCAAACCTACCTGACTGCAGTGGCGGCTCTGCAGTACGCTGAGCAGCCGGACTACTCAGCGCTGAAGGCCGGACTGAGCGCCACTTTACTGCAGCTGGGGGGGTCTCCGGAGAAACCGCTCAGTTTTTAA